A region of Salinibacter sp. 10B DNA encodes the following proteins:
- a CDS encoding M1 family metallopeptidase, which produces MASRFLLAFATALLVILPSRAQSPENWGQRVDYDMDITLHADDHQYTGEQTLTYTNNSPDTLTTVYYHLYFNAFHPESMMAERNRQLPDPDGRIVPRIFRLDSEEQGWHRIRSLRQDGQSVEYKITDTVMRVDLAEPILPGESTTFEMQWTAQVPLQTRRSGRDSRGDRIDFTMTQWFPKMAAYDERGWHANFYVNREYYAPFGTFDVEITLPTEYTIGATGVLQNPEAIGHGYNIDGNGTWRPSDGLPEADSLTWHFTAENVHNFAWSADPDYIHDKVTADGTTHHILYKPSVAEQWTPLKDDMPDLTAYFSQEYGDYPYPQMTVAQGGDGGMEYPMFTVVSSYDGPAFEQKSSRRSVLGTTVHEFAHMWYYAALGSNEADYAWMDEGFTSYATAEGMAHLTGGSASHSPTSLVWLHKQGLYESFSTPADWFKTNTAYGVASYPGGELVVDMLGYVMGEQNRDAWLKRYLRQREYQNPDPFDLELFAEQESGLMLDWYFWQFTRSTRTLDDEIDNLENTRSGSGYEASFTLEREGTIRMPHDVKLTLEDGSTQWVNVPLATMHGHKPVPDDWIVAEPWPWVYPKKRFTVEVPSPAVSATLDPNERTPDVNRLNNSTDFPLRTRFLHAPESNWSQYELGLRPLALYAHDFGFGGGLQARGQYFLGDHRLRTSVTLWPEVLFSGGDDPRLAPSRPFDFAEDDQTGSWFDGIDYELRYEHPLPLVSPRATFQVSAEKHQGVLENRISIGTPLTSPLADTNQQLRLALLQQLNPSDRVFGLYRSTIQLRDPQGLPIGTSTYLINPWGQSHTASARIDYSVTNGRDWISAFAEAGGSFTGYGGTQLSGPAPLDNATRASLQAQKTASLGALTGEAALQLSVGTDGLLPHKRFRLGGSSVEAEWRNDTYRQGSASFEQPVSDAHLVGFSPAGPVAYLQSDGFRSSGLSGQSVIGGRLSLGGTPFPSVNPLSPLQLSVFSGAGTVWNDITINPEHDSGEWVADAGLGARYDLSSIPHLDRWTAQSDFLQELDVVAKFPVWASDPGLLESGQDEFKFRWLIGIEL; this is translated from the coding sequence ATGGCCTCCCGTTTTCTTCTTGCGTTCGCCACTGCCCTCCTCGTCATTCTTCCCTCTCGGGCCCAGTCCCCGGAAAACTGGGGGCAGCGGGTCGACTATGACATGGACATTACGCTCCACGCCGATGACCACCAGTATACGGGTGAGCAAACCCTCACCTATACCAATAACTCGCCGGACACGTTGACGACGGTGTATTATCACCTTTATTTCAATGCCTTTCATCCAGAGTCGATGATGGCAGAACGGAACCGGCAGTTGCCCGACCCCGACGGCCGCATCGTGCCACGCATCTTCCGTCTCGACTCTGAAGAGCAGGGCTGGCACCGCATCCGCTCACTAAGGCAGGATGGGCAGTCGGTTGAGTACAAGATTACCGACACGGTGATGCGCGTCGACCTGGCAGAGCCCATTTTGCCGGGGGAGTCAACGACCTTTGAGATGCAGTGGACAGCACAGGTCCCCCTCCAAACGAGACGCAGCGGGCGCGACAGCCGGGGCGACCGCATCGACTTCACGATGACGCAGTGGTTTCCCAAGATGGCGGCGTACGACGAGCGCGGATGGCACGCCAATTTTTACGTCAATCGCGAGTACTACGCCCCCTTCGGCACCTTCGACGTGGAAATCACACTTCCCACCGAGTACACCATTGGGGCTACTGGCGTCCTTCAAAATCCGGAAGCGATCGGCCACGGATATAACATCGACGGCAACGGCACGTGGCGCCCGTCCGACGGCCTGCCGGAGGCGGATTCGCTCACCTGGCACTTTACGGCGGAGAACGTGCACAACTTTGCCTGGTCGGCCGACCCCGACTACATCCACGACAAGGTGACGGCCGACGGCACAACACACCACATTCTCTACAAGCCGAGCGTGGCCGAGCAGTGGACGCCGCTCAAGGACGACATGCCCGACCTCACGGCCTACTTCAGCCAGGAGTACGGCGACTATCCCTACCCGCAGATGACGGTTGCCCAGGGCGGCGACGGCGGCATGGAGTACCCGATGTTTACGGTCGTCAGCAGCTACGACGGCCCGGCCTTCGAGCAGAAGAGCAGTCGCCGCTCTGTGCTCGGCACCACCGTCCACGAGTTTGCCCACATGTGGTACTACGCTGCTCTTGGCAGCAACGAGGCCGACTACGCCTGGATGGATGAGGGCTTTACCAGCTACGCCACCGCAGAGGGCATGGCGCACCTCACGGGCGGCTCGGCCTCTCACTCGCCCACCAGCCTCGTCTGGCTTCACAAACAAGGCCTTTACGAGTCGTTTAGTACGCCGGCCGACTGGTTCAAGACCAACACGGCGTACGGGGTGGCCTCGTACCCCGGCGGTGAATTGGTGGTGGACATGCTGGGCTACGTGATGGGCGAGCAGAACCGCGACGCGTGGCTCAAGCGCTATCTCCGCCAGCGAGAATATCAGAATCCGGACCCGTTCGACCTTGAGCTCTTCGCCGAGCAAGAAAGCGGCCTGATGCTGGACTGGTACTTCTGGCAGTTCACGCGATCCACCCGCACGCTCGACGACGAAATCGACAACCTCGAAAACACCCGCTCCGGCAGCGGCTACGAGGCCTCCTTTACCCTCGAACGCGAGGGCACCATCCGCATGCCCCACGACGTGAAGTTGACGCTGGAAGACGGCTCGACGCAGTGGGTCAACGTTCCGCTCGCCACCATGCACGGCCACAAACCGGTGCCCGACGACTGGATCGTGGCAGAGCCCTGGCCCTGGGTGTATCCGAAGAAACGGTTCACGGTAGAGGTCCCGTCTCCCGCCGTATCGGCGACGCTGGATCCGAACGAGCGCACGCCAGACGTCAACCGGCTCAATAACTCAACCGACTTTCCGCTGCGCACCCGCTTCCTTCACGCCCCAGAGTCGAACTGGTCGCAGTACGAGTTGGGCCTCCGTCCGCTAGCCCTGTACGCCCACGACTTCGGCTTCGGGGGCGGGCTGCAGGCGCGGGGCCAGTATTTTCTGGGCGACCACCGCCTCCGGACGAGCGTGACCCTCTGGCCGGAAGTGCTCTTCTCAGGCGGAGACGACCCCCGCCTTGCTCCGAGCCGTCCCTTTGATTTTGCGGAGGATGACCAGACCGGAAGCTGGTTTGATGGTATCGACTACGAGCTCCGGTACGAGCATCCCCTTCCGCTGGTCTCTCCCCGGGCCACCTTTCAAGTCTCAGCGGAAAAACACCAGGGCGTACTGGAGAATCGGATTTCTATCGGCACGCCCCTGACCTCCCCGCTTGCCGACACGAATCAACAACTGCGACTCGCGTTGCTCCAGCAGTTGAATCCGAGCGACCGTGTGTTCGGCCTCTACCGCTCAACAATCCAGCTCCGAGACCCTCAGGGCCTTCCCATCGGGACCTCAACGTACCTCATCAATCCGTGGGGCCAGTCGCATACGGCTTCCGCTCGGATCGACTACTCCGTGACGAACGGACGAGATTGGATTTCAGCCTTTGCGGAGGCAGGAGGCAGCTTCACGGGATATGGTGGAACGCAACTCTCGGGGCCCGCCCCCCTCGACAACGCAACCCGTGCCTCCCTGCAAGCTCAAAAAACGGCGTCCCTCGGCGCCCTTACCGGAGAAGCCGCTCTTCAGCTGAGCGTCGGGACGGACGGGCTGCTCCCTCACAAGCGATTTCGGCTAGGAGGCAGCTCAGTAGAAGCGGAGTGGCGCAACGACACGTACCGTCAGGGAAGTGCCTCGTTTGAACAGCCCGTTAGCGACGCGCATCTGGTCGGCTTCAGTCCTGCGGGACCGGTCGCTTACCTCCAGTCGGACGGCTTTCGGTCCTCTGGCTTGTCCGGACAAAGTGTAATCGGTGGACGTCTGTCGCTTGGCGGCACCCCGTTCCCGTCCGTCAATCCACTGTCTCCTCTCCAGCTCTCCGTGTTCTCAGGGGCCGGAACGGTGTGGAACGATATCACCATCAATCCGGAGCACGATTCTGGAGAATGGGTGGCCGACGCGGGCCTCGGTGCACGCTACGACCTTTCGTCCATCCCTCACCTCGACCGCTGGACCGCGCAGTCCGACTTCTTGCAGGAACTTGACGTGGTAGCCAAATTTCCGGTCTGGGCGAGCGATCCGGGTCTCCTCGAATCCGGACAGGACGAATTCAAATTCCGCTGGTTGATCGGAATCGAGCTGTAG
- a CDS encoding HU family DNA-binding protein, producing the protein MTKADIVDRIAKGTGLTKIETKAVVEGFMTTVKDAMEEGKRIELRGFGVFEVDHRAPRTGRNPQTNEPVPIDERFEPVFRPSDQFREAVDEVHKERREEEEADA; encoded by the coding sequence ATGACGAAAGCCGATATCGTAGACCGCATCGCGAAAGGAACCGGGTTAACCAAAATCGAGACGAAGGCCGTCGTGGAGGGCTTCATGACGACCGTTAAGGACGCAATGGAAGAGGGAAAACGCATTGAGCTTCGGGGGTTTGGCGTCTTCGAGGTGGATCACCGGGCGCCCCGCACGGGGCGAAATCCGCAGACCAACGAGCCCGTTCCGATCGACGAGCGGTTCGAGCCTGTTTTTCGTCCGTCCGACCAGTTTCGAGAAGCAGTCGATGAGGTGCACAAGGAGCGCCGGGAGGAAGAAGAGGCCGATGCGTAA